Below is a genomic region from Ascaphus truei isolate aAscTru1 chromosome 5, aAscTru1.hap1, whole genome shotgun sequence.
AAACACGAACATGGTCAAATTGCACACCAGCCTTAGACTCAAATAAAAAATTaattgaaaaacaaacaaaaaaaacactggaCATTATGAAGGTATAGTTTTGTACCAAAATGTAGATtgttcaatacatttttttatttgatttgaaGACTGGTGTGCAGGTTGACCCTGCCCgtttgtattttaatatgtgattGCAGCAGCTGGACTTTAACCCGGGCCAGGACCGAGACATTTGCGTGCCCCTGGCAGACTAAAAATGTGGCTCCCCTCCTGCAGTGtagtggcgtcaaatgacgctgcgacaTCACATGGCGACGCGTTGTCATGACAACATAACGCCACATGATGTCCGGTTGTCATTAAAACACCAAGGAGGAGGAGGATGCCGTGGCGGCAAACAGGCCTCATTCTAAAATCGCCACTGGCGCTCGACTTTTCACAGCATGCACTCTGACCCCGGCGCCATCTTTAAACGTCAGAGTCCTGCATTAAAATTAGCGTGTCGTAGCGGCGGGGGCATGCATGGGACTCGGATCGGTGGCCGCAGCAGCAAGAGACATTGACGAGGGTGCTCAGCCACGCGGGACATTGACGGCGCAGCGGCGTGGGACAGGGCACACAggacctattttttttttaaaaagtcaaAATACTTGTAATCTTTTTCAAATAAGGTTGATCGCCTATATTTAACCTGTTGACCATTTTACTGTCGCAATGCTCTACTTGTGCTGGATGTAGGTACTTCCAAGCTATTTCTATGGAAGTCCCATAACCTCTGCAGCTTATCACACAAACATAGAATTTTCTGTGTAATAGGTACAAGCCAATGCTagactggcttcccatatcctagAATCAAATTTCAAAACCCTATCTCTGACCTACAGTACAAAGCTCTGCACAACGTAAGTCATTCGTGTCGAAGTCATCTCCCCATACCAAGGACCTGATGGCTGTGGCTGCAATAATCAGGACCCCCCGAACAAGAGTGTGTGACGCGAAAtgtgtagggtttttttttttatcacgttGTGATGTCAGACGCTGTGGCGACAGACGCCTGAAACTCCCTCGAGGATGCTGCAAGTAGCCGGGCGGTTCTAGCTGGGACTCTTCGGGCTCTTCGGCAAGCGCTAGTGAAGCCCCGCTGTTTCCATCTGACTATCTGGTTACTGCAGACAATGCCATCAGGTCCTCGGGGTGGGGAGATTACGTAGACACGAATGACTTTCTTTTTTACCAATGCacgtttttaacttgtttattgatttgataaagtgtattttttttattgacaaTCTTTTGTATGCGTTCTTTTTGTGTGGTTGTTGCTATGTAGATCGCAGGAGAAATTTGAGCAGCAGAAACGATTGTCTTTTGGATATTGGGAAGAATTTGTTGGATGATTCTGTGAGCAGCGCGTACCCATCCTTTTGCTGGACAATACTCCAACCTGATGTATACAccctcccacaatgagcagccatttTACCTTTTTGTTTCATTCCCTCTATATTGTAAACTCTGACTAGCCCTCATGACCTCTTTTTATCGGTTTATGCATGTTTTCCTTATTTGTGtagccctcttttcccccctctggGAAATGTGCTGTTACCATACCTGGTTGGCAAACAGGAGATCTCCGCGATGTTGTGaggaggacatcaggacaggctcaccGTGGTTCTTTACTGGTCAGCGCCTCaagtccaagaggatcctgaggcttcaggatgcacctcatggacacttcttctTCTTTGGGTACTTAGTCATGCTTCAATTACTACGCCAGGTGTTGGTATGACTGAGGTTTATTGGTAGTAAAGTACGTACACTGGATCACATATCTTCAGTACCTTATCCCCCATAGGACTAGGCCTCAGTACACTCCTCTAGCAGGAGAACTCACTTTACTGTCTCCACACTCTGACATCTATTCCAGAAGCCTCCTCTATAACTAACTACTCTGTACTATATAGAGGAGAACACAACACCCCCCCTTCTATAAGGAGTGGCTAGTAAGCCGGCCTATTCTTGTCATAGACCGCCCTCCCTTTAAAAAATGACAGGCTCTTCATAACTTTATTGCTCATACCTTCTGAACAATATAACATTACACACTGAACGTTAGGACAGACCCCATAGGAATCATGCCCACACTTTATGGAGACTTACAGTGGAACCAGGGTCATGGAATGATAgtccaaggggacttggctacatttGTTTACGTAATTATCAAATCCCTACACCCCCATTGTACAGCACTGCGGAATGTGCTGACACTTTAGAaataatcaataataataatctgaCAGGAGCCAAAACCATGTCGTGTAcatgctaaataggtacagtaaggctgcggccaggcagagAGCTGCGCCCTGCTTGGCCGGGCAATTTGTGACCGGCTGGGTGCGCGctcgtctgggggcgcggccacgacgtcacagagctggttcgccctcattggccgaaccaCTCACGAGACGCACTTGCGAGCTGTAAAATCACATTTTCTTGCTCTGCAAGCAtttaagcgccgagcaggcgcttgctcacgctggccgcacacattgcctcaatgtttTTCAGAGCGGCCAGCGTGCGTGCGCCCAcccactcagcgccaccctggccgaggccttaggctgagctcagacaggctgctacactACCGCGCttctctgctgggcgatgtgtgctcatccccagcatACAGAATGGCGCAATTGGAGgcgggactttaaaaaaaaaaaaaaaatgtttgtgattggctggcgaagtacacgtgacACGGCTGCCGCTTGAAATCACAACTTCATTTGTCTTCTTCAAGTGCAACGCTGTACTTCGCCACCGGGGTGTCGTttccagtttgaaaactcccacccccCAAAGCAAAAGTGACGCGCGCGCACGTCCCATCACAGCCTGCCTGAACGAGGCATTAGAGGGTATGCATGTCCCTTGCCAGCAAAGGGGGTTACACATGCCCCTCGCCATTACTTCACTTTCCTCCTAAGACAGACTATTACAACTGTCTGTACGCTTAAATAAAAGTGCAAAGAAACATTCTCACAAACAATTCTCACAACCAACGTTTTTATTtgcatgtgtatttgtgtttcagTGCATTGTGTTGGTTATGTGGTGTCACACCACTCCTTATGCAGGGCACAGTGATTGTGTTGGTTGTGTGGTGTCACACCCCTCCTTATCCAGGGCACAGTGATTGTGTTGGTTGTGTGTTGTCACACCACTCCTTATCCAGGGCACAGTGATTGTGCTGGTTGTGTGGTGTCACACCCCTCCTTATCCAGGGCACAGTGATTGTATTGGTTGTGTGGTGTCACACCACTCCTAATCCAGGGCACAGTGATTGTGTTGGTTGTGTGGTGTCACACCCGTCCTTGTGCAGGACACAGTGAGTGGGTGCCCCCACAGCCATGCTGAATCTGTCACGCCGGGTAAGGTGCTAGTCGGCCTCGTGCTCTGTTTACATCCTTACAATGGGTGGTTGCTGTTAAGCCACTCCCCCTTTCTCCGTTATCGCAGTGCTCATTGGCTGTCCCAGGCTGCAGTGCCCGCCCCATCACTTCGGGTTAGCTCTCATTCGGCCTCCACGCTTGGCATCCACGCGGGAAGCCGCGTCACCGGTTGCTAGGATACCCGGGGGCTTCCATAGTAACGGTTGCTGCTGCGGCTCCGGTGAGAAACAAACCCAGACCCCCGAACAGGCACAAGTCCCGCTACCGGCCGCGTCCCCTCATCTGcgtctcccacttcagagacccgCTGCGCTGACAGGCAAGGCTGCaaccacttcagaggccagcacattCACTCTGCTGACAGAGAGACTTGCAGCTAGGCTGggtcccacttcagaggccagcacattAACCCCTTCGCTGACGTAAAGTCTTGCAgctcactgtgtgtctcacttAAGGGGACTATAATCTTAACCACTTTGCTGCCAAAGTGGGTTTCCCCCCTCTTCTGTATGTTCCACTTTAGAGGCCTGTGCCATCCCGGTGCAAGCAACTGACTGTACATCACACTTCAGAGGCCAGGCCATATGTTTGCCCAGAATAGTCACATTAAACTCACAATCTACTTCATAAAATGATTGTTGAAGTTTGGATCAATGTTCTGCAAAGGGATCCGCGTTGTACCTATGTGCCAAAGAAATGCATTGCAAAGTACTCTGCCAGCACAGTGATATCTGTGAGTAACAAAGAGGCAAAATCCTCCCACCACGCAGCACATAAAAATAGCACATTCACGGctcagactggtctgcaaccctgcccttccccattatctcttagcatacagtgcatccGCTGCTTCCAGGGAATCTGGGTAGTGACGGTGGTTCCATCGGtgtccctgcaccgagccccgcggttacagaggtcccgcgttcttcaccacaacaattaaactgattgtcggGGGAAAAGCGCCGGGCGTCTGTaagtatctcttacctggtcccggcatctcctcctacAGCGAGCGTCACGTTAtcatgacgttgtgacgtcagacAAGGAGATGCCGCGCCAGACCAGGTAAGAGGCCCCAAAAAAGCCACTACACTGAGCCCAGCGTAATACCATGCTGCCCCTGATCCTGGGTAATGAccctgcaaatgagcactcacggtGCAAACACATACTCACGTCCTCCCAATCTTTTCTTTCACATTCTCTATTTGGTCAAATTCATTGTCCTGTTTCTCGTTCTTTCAGACAGACTCTTAACAATAGTCCCATTGTCTTCTTCAGGAATCAATTGGTTTTGCAGGCGGCAAGCACAAGACTGTTCGTGCAATGTCTGGAGACGGTACTGAAGCCTCAGCTTCTTCTGAAGTCCAACCAAAGTCAATAACTCGTGCGAAAAATTGGTCAGACGAGATAGAAAACTTGTACAGGTTCCAGACAGCCGGATATAGGGATGAAGTTGAATACAAGCAAGTTAAGCAAGTGGATATGGTAAGAGGTTACATAGGTTAATTTGTGCCCCTCGTACAAGGATCTAATATTAGCGTTGGTCATGGGGAAGTGGAGATTCGTAGTGGGTTGTGATAACTTTAAAAGCAGTAATCTGGCCGAATTTCAATATTGAAATAATTCAAACCGTGCTATTTTTAGTTCAAGTGATACGTAACTATTTAGTTGCCGGTTTCAGAATCTGTAAACTGTTATCATCAACAGGGTCTGAACACCTAATGACAGTACTGTGTATTGTAAGGTTGTTCCATGGCATTTATCATGCTGCTGTACGGAGTTAGGACTAAGTCCAGACTGGAAAAGTACATAACCTTATGTAAATACATTTAGATTTTAAAGtatttgcacttttttttctGTTTAACTATTCACactacctgttttttttttaaaatatatatatatttaaatgtgtgtgtgtttaaaaacaaacaaaaaatcagGTAGTGTGAATAGTTAAACAGAATAAAAAGTGCAAATACTTTAAAatctaaatgtatttatataactTAAGGTTATGtacttttccatatatatatatatccaataaagaatatcacttgtgagcacattcacatgtcttagacaggtctgcaaccctgcctttcaccattatcacctagcatacagtgctcccactgcagcaagggattctgggaaatgacatgcaaatgagcacacaatgtgtcaccttttgcctggaatatccattcacatggagtccatacttaaaatgtatatatgtatattgtccTCCGGGGCATTagcattccagagggtggggctgacAAAACATAGCAGTAAGCAAACGcaaacccttagcacgctggttatGTGCAGAGGGCAGCAGCTCTTGTGGAACCCTATCAGGcgtccacctttggggcgactCAGATGTAGACTGAAGTGGTTCAGAATTAATGCAGCTGTAGTAGCTACGGCAAACAGGCTACATCAAACGGCACCCAGAGGGTGTATTTCTTTAAGATAATTCTTGTCCGGGAGAAACAATGTGGTCTCTGGGATCAGCCTCACTCTGGCGGCCTATAGAAAGCTGTGATATCATCATGAGATGACATTACAGCTTCCGATTGGCTGACCTCGTCGCCATCTTTGTTTCTCCTTCCAAGTActggcaaaagaaaaaaaatggaccATATAGTGCCGgggtggcaactccagtcc
It encodes:
- the MEIG1 gene encoding meiosis expressed gene 1 protein homolog isoform X2 produces the protein MSGDGTEASASSEVQPKSITRAKNWSDEIENLYRFQTAGYRDEVEYKQVKQVDMVDRWPETGFVKKLQRKDNTFYYYNRKRECEDKEVHKVKVYAY
- the MEIG1 gene encoding meiosis expressed gene 1 protein homolog isoform X1, with the translated sequence MIVEVWINVLQRDPRCTYVPKKCIAKYSASTVISESIGFAGGKHKTVRAMSGDGTEASASSEVQPKSITRAKNWSDEIENLYRFQTAGYRDEVEYKQVKQVDMVDRWPETGFVKKLQRKDNTFYYYNRKRECEDKEVHKVKVYAY